Proteins from a genomic interval of Crassostrea angulata isolate pt1a10 chromosome 7, ASM2561291v2, whole genome shotgun sequence:
- the LOC128191174 gene encoding uncharacterized protein LOC128191174 encodes MRYVLYLCILCGLWPFSARAQTDLTRVADSYGPLVVESTIQLLRDACLIKDHLLLERIAAFETNDGLARIPGDHGGIWQVDEEMFNLTKAGTPELKKIQDEVFKKLFVLWNGINWKDLNRPLYSGLAAAIYLRTKTNDSIPLSKPDQAKFWKTHFRTNGNEQNFLTAMQAMPEGCSIPSQVDLAFVVETSSNVKPIELRQFKDFVNRVINGLTVSSLKVQVAVVTFGSQANVLFHLNAHSNKIDVVSAIDSITQSGGSVATDVALKLTRDDVFNVNNGARIGAAKVTVLLTKSLPDNREATEQEAILLTDHDVTLFTNVIGPGLSPNDLKNISSQPNCVHHNYLERFDDLENFAVEMDQAICHAPAIVSSGTLTHPCNVDTLLSIPDSPYGTTVQISVAGGSRTAYTSYLYGLPNTAKNDLAFTVDSSKALTLYLHNNSHNYFISLKSVFGLLCMNNYTVDVQVGPPGSVTPDTICIEKGVKKDCSNVTMNSTPATTTTTTTITTTTVSTTQSTLTTPPTSTKLHQTTSNICVGNITTAQHPSDPTKFLMCDIKGQILVVQCPHNETYCASTNLCEAKCLTTTAKNSQLSTTPIVAPTSLAPSTKTTTPKSPIIIIVLTTGPPIIVATGSGSASSTTTIPAPQPTSSPNTGPSTTKTVASSTTQTVATTTLKTTLTSPAHTPSVHHTTTHSTTNSNCHKNPCTAHALMNNFLYFPACDEHEYYHCSGINMMTTEHCPPDKIFNPNILNCVNEFVFNEDTQVFDKTVPNPCKNAQGDMYFIHPTDKTKFIHCDGYWNGFMRTCPSGEVFNQTTQTCVSFVSSVFGK; translated from the exons ATGCGTTATGTCTTATATTTATGCATCTTGTGCGGTCTTTGGCCATTTTCTGCAAGAGCTCAAACGGACTTGACTAGAGTAGCGGATTCGTACGGGCCTCTGGTTGTGGAATCAACCATACAACTTCTTCGTGATGCCTGTCTTATTAAGGACCATCTACTGTTGGAGCGAATCGCAGCCTTTGAAACCAACGACGGGCTTGCAAGAATTCCAGGTGATCACGGTGGGATATGGCAG gTCGATGAGGAAATGTTTAATTTGACCAAAGCAGGGACACCagaattaaagaaaattcaagACGAAGTCTTCAAGAAGCTCTTCGTCCTATGGAATGGAATAAACTGGAAAGACTTAAACAGACCTTTATACTCCGGCCTGGCAGCAGCGATTTACCTCAGAACGAAAACTAACGACTCTATACCGCTTTCCAAACCCGACCAGGCCAAGTTTTGGAAAACACATTTTCGGACAAATGGAAATGAGCAGAATTTTCTTACAGCAATGCAGGCCATGCCAGAAG GTTGTAGCATCCCATCACAAGTAGACCTTGCATTCGTGGTGGAAACGTCATCAAACGTCAAACCTATAGAACTAAGGCAGTTTAAAGATTTCGTGAATAGAGTCATAAACGGACTCACTGTGTCAAGCTTAAAGGTTCAAGTCGCTGTTGTAACGTTTGGGAGCCAAGCTAATGTGCTGTTCCATCTCAACGCTCACTCCAATAAAATCGACGTTGTATCAGCCATTGATTCAATAACACAGAGCGGTGGATCTGTGGCTACCGACGTGGCGCTAAAACTAACGAGAGATGACGTATTTAACGTCAACAATGGAGCAAGAATTGGGGCCGCCAAAGTGACGGTCCTTTTAACCAAGAGTCTTCCAGACAACAGGGAAGCCACTGAGCAAGAAGCCATTCTTCTTACCGACCATGACGTCACGTTGTTTACCAACGTCATCGGCCCAGGGTTAAGTCCAAACGACCTTAAAAATATAAGTAGCCAGCCTAACTGTGTGCATCATAACTATTTAGAGCGTTTTGATGATTTGGAAAATTTTGCCGTCGAAATGGATCAGGCTATTTGCCATG CACCGGCTATAGTGTCCTCTGGAACGCTCACCCACCCATGCAATGTAGATACTCTACTCTCTATACCAGACAGTCCTTATGGAACGACAGTTCAG ATTTCAGTGGCGGGTGGGTCAAGAACGGCATATACGTCATACTTATATGGACTGCCGAACACAGCCAAGAACGACTTAGCTTTCACAGTTGACAGTTCAAAAGCGTTGACCCTCTATCTCCATAACAACAGCCACAACTATTTCATAAGTCTAAAGAGTGTTTTTGGTTTGCTCTGCATGAATAACTATACCGTGGATGTTCAAGTTGGACCACCGGGGTCTGTTA cGCCTGATACCATATGCATAGAAAAGGGCGTGAAAAAAGACTGCTCCAACGTTACAATGAACTCGACCCCAGCaaccactactactactacaacgATTACGACTACGACGGTTTCAACCACCCAATCCACCCTAACAACACCGCCGACTTCAACTAAACTGC ATCAGACGACTTCGAATATTTGTGTAGGGAACATCACGACCGCCCAACACCCAAGTGACCCAACCAAATTCCTGATGTGTGACATTAAGGGCCAGATTCTCGTAGTTCAATGTCCACATAATGAGACATATTGCGCGTCTACAAATCTCTGCGAAGCCAAATGTCTCACCACGACTGCTAAGAACAGCCAACTTTCGACAACTCCGATCGTGGCACCCACGTCGCTAGCGCCCTCAACAAAAACCACGACCCCAAAGAGTCCGATTATTATTATAGTTTTGACCACTGGTCCTCCAATAATCGTAGCTACTGGGTCAGGCTCTGCATCCTCCACTACAACCATTCCTGCACCTCAACCTACTTCCTCCCCTAATACTGGTCCCTCTACAACTAAAACTGTTGCTTCCTCTACAACTCAAACTGTTGCCACTACAACACTAAAGACAACATTAACAAGCCCTGCTCATACTCCGTCTGTTCACCATACAACAACACATTCCACAACCAATTCAAACTGTCACAAAAACCCGTGCACGGCCCATGCTCTGATGAACAACTTTCTGTATTTTCCCGCCTGTGACGAGCATGAATATTATCATTGTTCAGGTATAAATATGATGACTACCGAGCACTGTCCACCTGACAAAATCTTTAAtccaaatattttgaattgtgtCAATGAATTCGTTTTCAACGAGGATACTCAAGTGTTTGATAAGACGGTTCCGAACCCTTGCAAAAACGCACAGGGGGATATGTACTTTATTCACCCAACTGACAAGACAAAATTTATTCACTGTGATGGGTACTGGAATGGTTTTATGAGAACGTGTCCATCTGGTGAAGTTTTTAATCAAACAACTCAGACGTGTGTGTCTTTTGTCAGCTCcgtatttggaaaataa
- the LOC128156984 gene encoding uncharacterized protein LOC128156984, translating to MRTLILCVTVVGIFGQFTDKTRTPGEKGSAVVEAVVNLIKNSCIFPNDRMYLRRLAYVETNDGLALNTYRPGYNGGIWQVDEAQFLLTKQTGVLSNEKQQLKTMGIDWSRVTWQDLRKPLFSGIAAAMYATIQSGAGGVPNGIEYQAVFWKNTTRPLQEVNVFYKGAQKLETGCSQKNNLDIAFIVDSSASLSSQDFEDTKMFIRSVLGKFDIGLNKTRVALIKYSTSVTEEFKLNTFDSNAATDKAVEAVRFNGGGTKTDAAIQYAVDNIFPISDGGRLGSVKVIILITDGRSENKLKTLAAAVNAKNSGINIYTIGVTPLVDSTELNGVASQPTCTHVELLNNFNDLDSLKSEIEQVSCTAPVVLTQNPTAYTFPCGSPLNVQVFPNVQDGSTVKVTVTEGTVTIYGSTNTQASSVFNEFQRLAAINRSMSFYIKGKNAISLSFVSNLPTSCKSNFQVKVTQGANLTPDSQALCIENSIVKNCSTTTLFHSPFLIMAPVPGFNSPCSSLIGHVQIFPYRPINDRFIYCDDKGNAFVVHCPLDFVYIASYQTCVPGSLYVATTTTTTTPVVTQSTARTTRPTPPTTTAAPVTISPSPSPGTVQNPCTPENIINNHMFFPYPGNNQAYIECYNLPYVASVKLCPEHHYWSQKYLTCLYSDVVILNPTPTTESYHTNAANPCNSLPNVYFYAIPNEPTKYIHCDDFGDAFEKTCPDNKVWNEDVLQCVPRGLVIYDTAKPPVVG from the exons ATGCGGACTCTAATTCTATGTGTGACGGTTGTAGGAATTTTTGGACAGTTTACTGACAAAACGCGAACACCCGGCGAGAAGGGCTCGGCCGTGGTAGAAGCAGTAGTTAACCTTATTAAAAATTCTTGTATCTTTCCGAATGACCGAATGTACCTAAGAAGATTAGCCTATGTAGAAACAAACGATGGACTTGCTTTGAATACGTACAGACCCGGGTACAATGGTGGAATCTGGCAG GTTGATGAAGCCCAGTTTTTACTTACGAAGCAAACTGGAGTTCTTAGCAATGAAAAACAGCAACTGAAGACCATGGGGATAGACTGGTCCAGGGTGACATGGCAAGATCTCAGAAAACCCCTGTTCTCTGGTATAGCGGCAGCTATGTACGCTACAATTCAATCTGGAGCCGGAGGAGTTCCGAACGGCATCGAATACCAGGCCGTCTTCTGGAAAAACACGACCAGACCATTACAGGAAGTTAATGTGTTCTACAAAGGAGCACAAAAACTGGAGACTG GCTGCTCCCAGAAGAACAATCTTGATATTGCCTTCATTGTGGACTCCTCAGCCTCGTTATCAAGCCAGGATTTTGAAgacacaaaaatgttcatcAGAAGCGTTTTAGGCAAATTTGATATTGGTCTTAACAAAACTAGAGTTGCTCTTATAAAATACAG TACTTCTGTTACCGAGGAATTCAAACTGAATACCTTCGATTCGAATGCTGCCACAGACAAAGCCGTGGAGGCTGTGCGCTTCAATGGCGGCGGCACCAAAACTGATGCAGCGATTCAGTACGCTGTGGACAACATCTTCCCGATATCTGACGGCGGTCGGCTTGGCTCAGTGAAG gtCATCATATTGATCACTGACGGTAGATCAGAGAACAAGCTGAAAACCCTGGCCGCCGCAGTGAACGCCAAGAACAGCGGGATCAACATCTACACAATAGGCGTTACACCTCTGGTCGATTCG ACAGAACTGAATGGTGTGGCGAGTCAGCCGACCTGTACCCATGTAGAACTCCTTAACAACTTCAATGACCTCGACTCCCTGAAATCCGAAATTGAACAAGTTTCATGCACAG CTCCTGTTGTTCTTACGCAAAACCCCACTGCGTACACCTTCCCGTGCGGTTCCCCACTGAATGTACAAGTATTCCCCAACGTCCAGGATGGTTCAACAGTCAAA GTGACAGTGACAGAGGGGACTGTGACAATCTATGGGTCTACCAATACTCAGGCCAGTTCTGTCTTCAATGAGTTCCAGCGATTGGCCGCCATTAACAGGTCTATGTCATTCTACATCAAGGGAAAGAACGCCATTTCTCTGTCATTTGTCAGCAATTTGCCGACTTCCTGCAAATCCAACTTTCAGGTGAAAGTTACACAAGGAGCAAATCTTACACCAG ACAGTCAAGCTCTTTGTATTGAAAACAGCATCGTCAAGAACTGCTCTACCACAACTCTGTTCCACAGTCCATTTCTCATCATGGCACCAG tcCCCGGGTTTAACAGTCCCTGTTCCTCCCTGATCGGACATGTTCAGATCTTTCCCTACAGACCAATCAACGACCGCTTCATTTACTGCGACGACAAAGGCAATGCGTTTGTTGTTCACTGTCCACTAGATTTCGTCTATATCGCATCTTATCAGACCTGTGTGCCAGGATCGCTGTACGTAGCAACCACAACCACAACTACCACCCCTGTGGTCACTCAGAGCACTGCCAGGACCACCAGACCAACCCCACCCACCACCACTGCCGCCCCAGTCACAATCAGTCCAAGCCCCAGCCCCGGCACCGTTCAGAACCCCTGTACCCCCGAAAACATCATCAACAATCACATGTTCTTCCCTTATCCCGGTAACAATCAAGCTTACATCGAATGTTACAACTTGCCCTATGTTGCATCCGTCAAGCTGTGTCCAGAGCATCACTACTGGTCGCAGAAATACCTCACCTGTTTGTACAGTGACGTGGTGATTCTGAACCCTACCCCAACCACCGAATCTTACCACACTAACGCCGCCAATCCCTGTAATTCCCTGCCCAACGTTTATTTCTACGCCATCCCTAACGAGCCTACCAAGTATATCCATTGCGACGATTTTGGTGATGCATTTGAGAAAACGTGTCCGGACAATAAAGTGTGGAACGAGGACGTGTTGCAGTGTGTGCCCCGGGGACTTGTCATATACGACACTGCTAAACCCCCGGTCGTCGGGTAG